Proteins encoded together in one Salarias fasciatus chromosome 17, fSalaFa1.1, whole genome shotgun sequence window:
- the cwf19l1 gene encoding CWF19-like protein 1, with amino-acid sequence MGEQPVRVLVCGDVQGQFNALFSRVQTIQKKTGQFDLLLCVGEFFGSTPEAEAEWQQFKTGAKKAPVHTYVLGAASPDTETWFEKADGCELAENITYLGRRGVFTGVSGLQIAYVSGREAQRDPAPAHCFTREDLSALVTPLTGGSRFRGVDVLLTSQWPRGVWRFGNNPEVDTKSCGSGAIAHLADRLKPRYHFSALEGVHYERLPYRNHVVLQENAQHVSRFIALATVNNPAKKKYLYAFNIVPMKTLDPSELVRQPQDVTENPYRRTDGADNRKTSFGAAADDEEPAGQFFFDLGGRRGGGKRPDQDGRRPDRRRDGQLPPKQPRRHPQPTGPCWFCLASPQVEKHLVVSIGSNCYLAVAKGGLTPLHVLILPIGHYQSVVELGSEVVQEMDKYKSALKNFYKSKGQRCVVFERNYRSQHLQLQVVPVPLDRCSTEDIKEAFMVQAEEQQMELMEIPEHSDLKQIAPPGTPYFYVELDSGEKLFHRIRKHFPLQFGREVLASEALLNVPSRADWKECKQSREEEEQSCKQLRDDFQPFDFTWDD; translated from the exons ATGGGAGAGCAGCCTGTCCGAGT cctggTGTGCGGGGACGTTCAGGGCCAGTTCAACGCTCTGTTCAGTCGTGTCCAGACCATCCAGAAGAAGACGGGACAGTTTGAC ctgctgctgtgtgtggggGAGTTTTTTGGATCGACACCAGAGGCGGAGGCCGAGTGGCAGCAGTTTAAAACAGGAGCGAAGAAAG CTCCCGTCCATACGTACGTCCTGGGAGCCGCCAGTCCGGACACGGAGACCTGGTTTGAGAAAGCAGACGGATGTGAGCTGGCGGAGAACATCACGTATCTGG GTCGGCGTGGCGTGTTCACGGGTGTGTCAGGACTTCAGATCGCCTACGTGAGCGGTCGGGAGGCCCAGCGGGACCCGGCCCCGGCTCACTGCTTCACCCGGGAGGACCTGTCGGCCCTGGTGACCCCGCTGACCGGCGGGTCCCGGTTCCGGGGCGTGGACGTCCTGCTGACGTCGCAGTGGCCCCGGGGAGTGTGGCGCTTCGGGAACAACCCG GAAGTCGACACCAAGTCCTGTGGGAGCGGCGCCATCGCTCACCTGGCAGACAGACTCAAACCGCGGTACCACTTCTCGGCACTAGAGGGCGTCCACTACGAGAGACTCCCCTACAG GAACCACGTCGTTCTCCAAGAAAACGCTCAGCACGTCAGTCGCTTCATCGCCCTGGCAACGGTCAACAACCCCGCCAAGAAGAAG TATCTCTACGCCTTCAACATCGTCCCCATGAAGACCCTGGACCCCTCGGAGCTGGTCAGGCAGCCGCAGGACGTCACCGAAAACCCCTACAGGCGGACGGACGGCGCGGACAACAGGAAGACGTCCTTCGGCGCCGCGGCAGACGACGAG GAGCCCGCCGGCCAGTTCTTCTTCGACCTGGGCGGCCGGCGGGGCGGCGGCAAGAGGCCGGACCAGGACGGACGGCGTCCGGACCGCCGGCGGGACGGACAGCTGCCGCCCAAGCAGCCGCGCAGACACC CTCAGCCCACTGGTCCCTGCTGGTTCTGCCTGGCCAGCCctcaggtggaaaaacaccTGGTCGTCAGCATCGGATCAAAT tgttaCCTGGCCGTGGCCAAAGGCGGCTTGACGCCGCTGCACGTCCTCATCCTCCCCATCGGACACTACCAGTCGGTGGTGGAACTCGGCTCAGAGGTGGTGCAGGAGATGGACAAGTACAAGTCGGCCCTGAAGAACTTCTACAAGAGCAAAGGCCAGCGCTGCGTGGTGTTCGAGAGGAACTACCGGAGCCAgcatctgcagctgcag GTGGTCCCGGTGCCGCTGGACCGCTGCTCCACCGAGGACATCAAGGAGGCCTTCATGGTCCaggctgaggagcagcagatggagctgatggagatcCCTGAACACAGCGACCTCAAGcag ATCGCCCCTCCAGGAACACCGTACTTCTACGTGGAGCTGGACTCCGGGGAGAAACTCTTCCACCGCATCAGGAAGCATTTCCCTCTGCAGTTTGGGAG GGAGGTTCTGGCCAGCGAAGCCTTGCTGAACGTTCCGTCTCGAGCCGACTGGAAGGAGTGtaaacagagcagagaggaagaagagcagagcTGCAAACAGCTGCGGGACGATTTCCAGCCGTTCGACTTCACCTGGGATgactaa